The Flavobacterium praedii genome window below encodes:
- a CDS encoding mechanosensitive ion channel domain-containing protein, whose product MNFFNYYLKEEISTGVLLLFVFIARTIVYKVVQKYAKTSQIIERRTNLVIKYINILITILALITLILIWGVKAEDIFITLSSVATVIGVAMFAQWSILSNITSGIILYFSFPFKIGDIILIHDKDFPEEGEIEDIGAFHVTMKTNTGETVIYPNNLFFQKGISVIKKPLHNNEEFTD is encoded by the coding sequence ATGAATTTTTTTAACTATTATCTAAAAGAGGAAATCAGTACAGGAGTTTTGCTGCTGTTTGTTTTTATTGCTCGCACAATTGTTTACAAAGTTGTGCAAAAATATGCCAAAACCAGTCAGATAATAGAGCGAAGAACCAATTTAGTCATCAAATACATCAATATCCTTATCACTATTTTAGCCCTAATCACTCTGATATTAATTTGGGGGGTGAAAGCCGAAGACATTTTTATCACACTTTCCTCAGTTGCCACTGTAATTGGAGTGGCAATGTTTGCTCAATGGTCTATTTTAAGTAATATTACTTCTGGAATTATTTTATATTTTTCATTTCCTTTTAAAATCGGTGACATCATCTTAATTCACGATAAAGATTTCCCCGAAGAAGGCGAAATTGAAGACATTGGTGCCTTTCACGTAACCATGAAAACCAATACTGGTGAAACCGTAATTTATCCCAATAATTTATTTTTCCAAAAAGGAATTTCAGTTATCAAGAAACCTTTACACAACAATGAAGAGTTCACCGATTAA
- a CDS encoding Maf-like protein, giving the protein MLKEKLKNYKLILASGSPRRQQFFKDLDLDFEIRLKEIEEIFPTELKAEEITNYLAQLKASAFEGELQPNEILITSDTIVWHNNKALGKPKDHQDAFDILKSLSNATHEVITSVCFKTNSSTNVLFETTKVTFNALTDDAILYYLENYKPYDKAGAYGIQEWIGFIGVSKIEGSYANVMGMPTDKVFDYLVNL; this is encoded by the coding sequence ATGCTTAAAGAAAAACTTAAAAACTACAAACTCATATTAGCATCTGGATCTCCAAGAAGACAACAATTTTTTAAAGATTTAGACTTGGATTTTGAAATTCGCTTAAAAGAAATAGAAGAGATATTTCCTACAGAATTAAAAGCAGAGGAAATCACAAACTATCTTGCACAATTGAAAGCCAGTGCTTTTGAAGGCGAATTACAGCCCAATGAAATTCTGATTACAAGTGACACAATTGTTTGGCATAATAATAAGGCTTTAGGCAAACCAAAAGACCATCAAGACGCTTTTGATATTTTAAAATCATTATCAAACGCCACGCACGAAGTCATAACATCGGTATGTTTCAAGACTAATTCATCAACTAATGTACTATTCGAAACAACAAAAGTCACTTTCAATGCGTTAACTGATGATGCCATTCTTTATTATTTAGAAAACTATAAGCCTTATGACAAAGCAGGAGCCTATGGAATTCAGGAATGGATTGGCTTTATAGGCGTTTCCAAAATTGAAGGATCATATGCCAACGTAATGGGAATGCCAACAGATAAAGTATTTGATTATTTGGTCAATTTATAA
- a CDS encoding geranylgeranylglycerol-phosphate geranylgeranyltransferase yields the protein MKYLKLIRYQNLLMLALMQLLFRYGFLNFQSIPLALTDWQYCLLVFATVLIAAGGYVINNIMDQATDTDNKPSQVVVGKSITETLAYNIYFALNILGVGAGFYLSNVIEKPGFASIFIIISATLYLYATSLKQMFLIGNFVVALLLAISVLIIPIFDLLPIINPGNQVVLADLFSIILDYALFAFVINFIREIVKDLEDVNGDYNQGMKTLPIILGNSRTTKLVMVLSLIPLVMVLFYIKKYFFAYDLYLATTYALITIVAPLIYFAIKMADAKKSQDFHHLSAVLKIIIFFGLFSIAIVTYNILHHA from the coding sequence ATGAAGTACCTTAAACTCATTCGTTACCAAAACCTACTGATGCTTGCCTTGATGCAATTGCTATTTCGGTATGGTTTTTTAAATTTTCAAAGCATTCCTTTAGCCCTTACAGATTGGCAATACTGTTTATTAGTTTTCGCAACAGTCCTTATTGCTGCTGGCGGATATGTGATCAACAACATAATGGATCAGGCAACTGATACAGATAACAAGCCTAGTCAGGTTGTTGTAGGCAAAAGCATAACAGAAACGCTAGCCTACAATATTTATTTTGCATTGAATATATTGGGAGTTGGTGCTGGTTTTTATTTATCGAATGTGATTGAGAAGCCCGGATTTGCATCCATTTTTATTATCATTTCGGCTACTTTGTATCTTTATGCAACAAGTCTTAAGCAAATGTTTCTAATCGGGAATTTTGTCGTGGCGCTATTGTTGGCTATCAGCGTACTCATCATTCCAATATTTGATCTTTTACCCATCATTAACCCCGGAAACCAAGTCGTTTTGGCCGATTTGTTCTCCATTATTCTAGACTATGCACTATTTGCTTTTGTTATAAATTTTATAAGAGAAATTGTAAAAGATTTAGAAGATGTAAATGGGGATTATAATCAAGGAATGAAAACCTTACCTATTATTTTGGGCAATAGTAGAACAACAAAATTAGTAATGGTTTTGAGTTTAATTCCATTGGTAATGGTGCTATTTTACATCAAAAAATACTTTTTTGCATATGATTTATATTTAGCTACCACTTATGCACTAATCACTATAGTTGCTCCATTAATTTATTTTGCAATAAAAATGGCTGATGCCAAAAAGAGCCAAGATTTTCATCATTTGAGCGCTGTTTTAAAAATAATCATTTTTTTTGGGCTATTTTCTATAGCTATTGTTACCTATAACATATTGCACCATGCTTAA
- a CDS encoding KdsC family phosphatase, which yields MAKSYKEIMNDITTFVFDVDGVLTDSSVFVTNEGEILRTMNIRDGYAMKAAVESGYHVCIISGGSNEGVRVRLRNLGITDIHLGTPDKVETFKEYTDVYSINPEHVLYMGDDIPDYHVMKLVGLPTCPQDASPEIKAISNYISHKNGGKGAARDVIEQVMKVQGKWMTYFDGKHD from the coding sequence ATGGCAAAAAGCTATAAAGAAATAATGAATGATATTACTACGTTTGTCTTTGACGTAGATGGCGTACTTACAGACAGTTCTGTCTTTGTTACCAACGAAGGAGAAATTCTTAGAACAATGAATATTCGTGATGGTTATGCCATGAAAGCAGCTGTTGAAAGCGGTTACCATGTTTGCATCATCTCAGGCGGAAGCAATGAAGGCGTTCGAGTAAGACTTCGAAATTTGGGTATAACCGACATCCATTTGGGCACTCCTGATAAAGTAGAAACCTTCAAAGAATATACCGACGTTTACTCCATAAACCCAGAACACGTTTTGTACATGGGTGATGACATTCCCGATTATCATGTGATGAAATTAGTAGGATTACCAACGTGTCCGCAGGATGCAAGTCCAGAAATCAAAGCAATTTCAAATTATATTTCACATAAAAATGGTGGAAAAGGCGCTGCTCGTGATGTAATCGAGCAAGTGATGAAAGTACAAGGAAAATGGATGACTTATTTTGATGGAAAACACGATTGA
- a CDS encoding Rossmann-like and DUF2520 domain-containing protein, with amino-acid sequence MIKITIIGSGNVAQHLIDAFAKSGAVEIMQVFSRTQKQISSLLDSNKITNDWNALIETDLYIIAVSDDAIASVSSQLPFENRLVVHTSGSAPLTILDNKNRKGVFYPLQTFTKGKTIDFNAIPFCLETQNESDYEILEKVAKSISQSVYKIDSHQRKALHVAAVFVNNFTNYLYQLGNDICQENHVPFDILKPLILETAQKLLTLSPKEAQTGPAKRNDISTIEAHESFLSNENQSTIYKILTQSIQNHGKKL; translated from the coding sequence ATGATTAAAATAACGATTATCGGTTCAGGAAATGTAGCACAACATCTTATTGATGCTTTCGCAAAAAGCGGAGCGGTAGAAATCATGCAGGTTTTTTCTAGAACCCAAAAGCAAATTTCCTCACTTCTTGATTCGAATAAAATCACTAATGACTGGAATGCTTTGATAGAAACTGATTTATATATCATTGCTGTTTCTGATGATGCCATTGCAAGTGTTTCTTCGCAATTGCCTTTCGAGAATCGTTTAGTTGTTCACACTTCGGGGAGTGCTCCATTGACAATTTTGGATAACAAAAATAGAAAAGGTGTTTTTTACCCTTTGCAAACTTTCACCAAAGGGAAAACTATCGATTTTAATGCAATTCCATTTTGTCTTGAAACCCAAAACGAAAGCGATTATGAAATCCTGGAAAAAGTAGCCAAATCCATATCTCAAAGTGTTTACAAAATTGACTCGCACCAACGCAAAGCATTGCATGTAGCTGCAGTTTTTGTCAATAACTTTACCAATTATTTATACCAATTGGGTAATGATATTTGCCAAGAAAACCACGTTCCGTTCGATATTTTGAAGCCTTTAATTCTTGAAACGGCCCAAAAACTCTTGACGCTTTCTCCCAAAGAAGCGCAAACAGGCCCAGCCAAACGCAATGATATTTCAACAATTGAAGCGCACGAATCTTTTTTATCCAATGAAAATCAATCTACTATTTATAAAATATTAACCCAATCTATACAAAATCATGGCAAAAAGCTATAA
- the ccsA gene encoding cytochrome c biogenesis protein CcsA has translation MNKKLFSVLFSTRLMSLLFLTFAIAMGAGTFIESKYNTDTARILVYNTWWFEAIMLFFMINFIGNIKRYQLLKKEKWATLMLHLAFIFIIAGAFITRYISFEGMMPIREGATENQFYSDKTYLTLYIDGDYKGEMKRRVFEKALLLSPVTNNDFSIKGDFDNKDFEVEYKNFIMGAKQYIKPDPKGSLYFKLVEAGDGGREEHFLKEGEVQNIHNILFSLNKYTEGAININTTGDSYTIQMPFEGEFMRMADKLQGKVVKDITQPLMMRSLYSIGDIRFVCPEPATKGVLDYESKNDFKEKNLEDLLVLNLKTDGQVKEVKIMGSKGKSGKPINVKIGKLEYTFIYGTKTYTLPFKIKLNDFVAQKYPGTEKSFSSFESHVTVQDSTTSFDYKIFMNHVLDHEGYRFFQSSFDPDEQGTVLSVNHDYWGTTITYIGYFMLFFSMMAIMFTKHSRFADLKRKLEVVKNKKAKLVSIFVLLFSLNGFAQEHNHAADGANPDQAAHQVRVKPTKKQLDSLLTIYTVDEKHAAKFGRLVIQDAGGRMKPINTFSSELLRKVSHSDTYNGMNSDQVFISMTQSAQLWIEIPLIYIKSGNDSIRKIIGIDPKDKYAPFIAFFDEKGNYKLSPFLDGAYKAGNPNQFEKDFIETDKKVNLMESALSGSILRIFPIPNDPGNKWISYLELGNAGLKGMDSTYTKSILPLYFGTLANAIESKNYKTADELLGSINDFQKKFGSKVRPSDDKINLEITYNKYDLLQKLPYAYLLAAILMLMFTILKIFKESKVLNVLVNSMHVLIGILFVLHTITLVARWYISGHAPWSNAYEAIVYVAWATMFFGLAFDIKSKLTVASAAFVTAMILSAAYANWVDPEIANLQPVLNSYWLMIHVAVIVASYGPFALGMILGFVSLVLIFFTNEKNKAKMDLNIQEITYINEMALTIGLIMLTIGNFLGGQWANESWGRYWGWDPKETWALISIMVYAFVIHARFVPSLRGKWIFNLMSMFAFVSILFTYYGVNFHLVGLHSYASGEAHSLAWIWYTLGSISLIGALAYPKYRKYYKK, from the coding sequence ATGAATAAAAAATTATTCTCTGTCTTGTTTTCTACCCGATTAATGTCTTTATTGTTTTTAACTTTTGCAATAGCAATGGGAGCGGGTACTTTTATAGAAAGTAAATACAATACTGACACAGCTCGAATTTTAGTTTATAATACTTGGTGGTTTGAAGCTATTATGCTGTTTTTTATGATTAATTTCATCGGGAACATCAAACGCTATCAATTACTCAAAAAAGAAAAATGGGCTACTTTAATGCTTCATTTGGCTTTTATTTTTATCATTGCGGGTGCTTTTATAACACGTTATATAAGTTTTGAAGGTATGATGCCAATACGAGAAGGCGCAACTGAAAATCAATTCTACTCGGATAAAACATATTTGACTCTTTATATCGATGGGGATTATAAGGGGGAGATGAAACGTAGAGTTTTTGAAAAAGCTCTTTTACTTTCGCCTGTAACCAATAATGATTTTTCTATAAAAGGAGATTTTGACAATAAAGACTTTGAAGTAGAATATAAAAATTTCATTATGGGTGCCAAACAATACATAAAACCGGATCCCAAAGGGAGTTTGTATTTTAAATTGGTAGAAGCGGGTGATGGTGGACGAGAAGAACATTTTTTAAAAGAGGGTGAAGTACAAAATATTCATAACATTCTTTTTTCTTTAAATAAATATACTGAAGGCGCCATAAATATCAATACAACAGGAGATAGTTATACGATTCAAATGCCATTTGAAGGTGAATTTATGCGAATGGCAGATAAGTTACAAGGAAAAGTAGTGAAAGATATTACTCAACCCTTGATGATGCGTTCTTTATACAGTATTGGAGATATTCGTTTTGTTTGTCCTGAACCAGCTACAAAAGGAGTGCTTGATTATGAATCTAAAAATGATTTTAAAGAAAAAAATCTTGAGGATTTATTGGTTTTAAATCTCAAAACTGATGGACAAGTAAAGGAAGTGAAAATTATGGGATCCAAAGGGAAATCAGGAAAACCAATAAATGTGAAAATTGGAAAACTTGAGTATACATTTATATATGGAACTAAAACATATACTTTGCCTTTCAAGATTAAGCTTAATGATTTTGTAGCCCAAAAATATCCTGGAACGGAGAAAAGCTTTTCTTCTTTTGAAAGCCATGTTACAGTTCAAGATTCAACAACCTCATTTGATTATAAAATATTCATGAATCATGTTTTGGATCACGAGGGATACCGCTTTTTTCAATCTTCATTCGATCCAGACGAGCAAGGAACTGTTTTGTCTGTAAATCATGATTATTGGGGTACAACCATAACTTATATTGGCTATTTTATGTTGTTTTTTTCAATGATGGCTATAATGTTTACTAAGCATTCTCGTTTTGCAGATTTAAAAAGAAAGTTGGAAGTTGTGAAAAATAAAAAAGCCAAATTAGTATCTATTTTTGTACTATTGTTTAGTTTGAATGGCTTTGCACAAGAACACAATCATGCTGCTGATGGAGCTAATCCTGATCAAGCTGCTCATCAAGTACGGGTAAAACCTACTAAAAAACAGTTAGATTCTTTATTGACCATTTATACCGTAGACGAAAAGCATGCTGCAAAATTTGGTAGATTGGTTATTCAAGATGCAGGGGGAAGAATGAAACCTATCAATACCTTCTCTTCGGAGTTGTTGAGAAAAGTAAGTCATTCTGATACATACAACGGAATGAACTCTGATCAAGTATTTATTTCAATGACTCAAAGTGCTCAACTTTGGATCGAAATACCACTGATTTATATCAAATCAGGAAATGATAGCATTCGTAAAATTATCGGAATTGATCCCAAAGATAAGTATGCTCCTTTTATTGCTTTCTTTGATGAAAAAGGAAACTATAAATTATCTCCTTTTTTAGATGGAGCCTACAAAGCAGGAAATCCAAATCAATTTGAAAAAGATTTCATAGAAACGGATAAGAAAGTAAACTTAATGGAATCTGCTTTAAGTGGAAGTATATTAAGGATTTTTCCAATACCAAATGATCCAGGGAATAAGTGGATTTCATACTTGGAACTTGGAAATGCCGGTTTAAAAGGAATGGATTCTACTTATACCAAAAGTATTTTACCTCTTTATTTTGGAACTTTGGCAAATGCGATTGAAAGTAAAAATTACAAAACTGCCGATGAACTATTGGGAAGTATTAATGATTTTCAAAAGAAGTTTGGAAGCAAAGTAAGGCCGAGTGATGATAAAATTAATTTGGAAATCACATATAATAAATATGATTTGCTTCAAAAACTGCCTTATGCCTATTTGTTAGCAGCAATTTTAATGCTAATGTTTACTATTCTTAAGATTTTTAAAGAATCTAAAGTTTTAAATGTTTTAGTCAATTCAATGCATGTTCTCATAGGAATATTATTTGTTTTGCATACCATAACATTAGTAGCTCGTTGGTATATTTCTGGTCATGCGCCTTGGAGTAATGCATATGAAGCCATTGTTTATGTAGCATGGGCAACAATGTTTTTTGGTTTGGCTTTTGATATAAAATCAAAATTGACTGTTGCTTCAGCCGCTTTTGTAACTGCTATGATTTTATCTGCAGCTTATGCCAATTGGGTTGATCCAGAAATTGCCAATTTGCAACCCGTATTAAATTCCTATTGGTTAATGATTCACGTAGCTGTTATTGTGGCGAGCTATGGGCCATTTGCATTGGGTATGATTTTAGGTTTTGTGTCTTTAGTTTTAATATTTTTTACAAATGAAAAGAACAAAGCCAAAATGGATTTGAATATTCAAGAAATTACTTATATAAACGAAATGGCTTTGACTATTGGTTTAATTATGTTGACCATTGGTAATTTTCTTGGAGGGCAATGGGCCAATGAAAGCTGGGGTCGTTACTGGGGATGGGATCCAAAAGAAACATGGGCATTGATTAGTATAATGGTTTATGCTTTTGTGATTCACGCTCGTTTTGTTCCTTCTTTAAGAGGAAAATGGATCTTTAATTTAATGAGTATGTTTGCCTTTGTTTCTATTTTGTTTACTTATTATGGAGTAAATTTTCACTTGGTAGGATTGCATTCCTATGCTAGTGGTGAGGCACATTCTTTAGCATGGATCTGGTATACACTGGGATCAATATCTTTAATTGGAGCTTTGGCTTATCCAAAATATAGAAAATATTACAAGAAGTAA
- a CDS encoding glutathione peroxidase — translation MKKLVVAICALFFFSIQIQAQVKQNIYQFKVEDLSGKTFDFASLKGKKVLIVNTASECGYTPQYKELEALYKQYKDKGFVIVGFPANNFGGQEPGTNAEIKTFCQANYGVTFPMMSKVSVKGDDMCEMYKFLTQKSKNGVQDSKVEWNFQKYLINEKGELVKVYLSKVKPMDENIVNWVKG, via the coding sequence ATGAAAAAATTAGTAGTAGCGATTTGCGCATTGTTCTTTTTTAGTATCCAAATTCAAGCACAAGTGAAACAAAACATCTATCAATTTAAAGTAGAAGATTTATCAGGCAAGACTTTTGATTTTGCCTCGCTAAAAGGTAAAAAAGTATTAATTGTTAATACTGCTTCAGAGTGTGGATACACACCACAATATAAAGAATTGGAAGCTTTGTATAAACAGTACAAAGACAAAGGTTTTGTAATTGTTGGATTCCCTGCCAACAACTTTGGTGGTCAAGAGCCAGGAACCAATGCAGAGATTAAAACATTTTGTCAAGCCAATTATGGTGTAACTTTCCCTATGATGAGTAAAGTTTCTGTAAAAGGCGATGATATGTGTGAGATGTATAAATTTTTGACACAAAAATCCAAAAATGGTGTTCAAGATTCCAAAGTAGAATGGAATTTTCAAAAATACCTTATCAATGAAAAAGGTGAATTAGTCAAAGTATATCTTTCTAAAGTAAAACCAATGGATGAAAACATTGTAAATTGGGTAAAAGGATAG
- a CDS encoding tRNA dihydrouridine synthase: MSFTLLSSPLQGFTDFRFRNAQNKYFGGIDTFYSPYIRLNGKLAIKSSYERDLLPENNIGLEVIPQVITNDADEFIFVAKYVRELGYKELNWNLGCPYPMVTKSGMGSGLISNTEKINHILERAHNETDIIVSMKMRLGYDTTQEILDVLPILDKYPIKNIAIHARLGKQLYKGGVHLDAFQQCIDNTKHKLYYNGDITSVTKFHEMQERFPSIDHWMIGRGLIADPFLPSMIKSNTTEYPKNKMELFSEFHDTLYQGYSESLSGQTHILLKMHHLWEYFSAIFSDPHKVHKNIKKSKSIRNYEATVKEVIAKG; this comes from the coding sequence ATGAGTTTTACACTGCTTTCTTCCCCTTTGCAAGGATTTACCGATTTTCGTTTTAGAAATGCTCAAAATAAATATTTTGGAGGAATAGATACTTTTTATTCACCTTACATTCGTTTGAATGGTAAATTGGCTATAAAATCATCTTACGAGCGTGATTTGCTTCCAGAAAACAACATTGGTCTAGAAGTCATTCCGCAAGTGATTACGAATGATGCAGATGAATTTATATTTGTGGCAAAATATGTTAGAGAACTTGGATATAAAGAACTAAACTGGAATCTGGGTTGTCCCTATCCAATGGTTACCAAATCGGGTATGGGCTCTGGTCTAATCAGTAATACCGAAAAAATCAATCATATACTTGAAAGAGCGCATAATGAAACTGACATCATTGTGTCGATGAAAATGCGTTTGGGATATGATACAACACAAGAAATTCTTGATGTTTTACCAATTTTAGACAAATACCCAATAAAAAACATTGCCATACATGCCCGCTTAGGAAAACAACTGTACAAAGGTGGTGTGCATCTGGATGCGTTCCAACAATGTATTGACAACACTAAGCACAAACTGTATTACAACGGCGATATTACTTCGGTAACTAAATTCCACGAAATGCAAGAACGCTTTCCTTCTATTGATCATTGGATGATTGGTAGAGGATTGATTGCAGATCCTTTTTTACCAAGTATGATTAAAAGTAATACTACAGAATATCCAAAAAACAAAATGGAATTGTTCAGCGAATTCCATGATACGCTTTACCAAGGATACAGCGAGTCATTATCTGGTCAAACACACATACTACTGAAAATGCATCATTTATGGGAATATTTCTCGGCCATATTTTCAGATCCACATAAGGTTCATAAAAACATCAAAAAATCAAAAAGTATCCGAAATTACGAAGCTACTGTTAAGGAAGTTATTGCAAAAGGGTAG
- a CDS encoding GNAT family N-acetyltransferase, which produces MKIKIRPYQTEDAQAILDIINYNILNSTALYDYNIRTYEQQKAILEDKTNKHFPVIVAKQDGKVVGFGMYSEFRFREAYKYTVEHSVYVDNEHHGQGIGKLLLYELIQLAKNQKLHTMIAVIDAENQSSIDFHEKFGFKTVGIIKESGYKFDRWLHSVFMQLILE; this is translated from the coding sequence ATGAAAATCAAAATAAGACCTTACCAAACCGAGGACGCGCAAGCCATATTGGATATTATTAATTATAACATTCTAAATTCAACTGCCTTATACGATTACAACATTCGAACTTACGAACAACAAAAAGCCATTTTAGAAGATAAAACCAACAAACATTTCCCTGTAATTGTTGCAAAACAGGATGGTAAAGTCGTTGGTTTTGGTATGTATAGCGAATTTCGTTTCAGAGAAGCTTACAAATACACTGTAGAACATTCCGTTTATGTAGATAATGAACATCATGGACAAGGGATTGGAAAATTGCTATTATACGAATTAATACAATTGGCCAAAAACCAAAAATTGCATACTATGATTGCAGTAATCGATGCCGAAAACCAAAGCAGTATTGATTTTCATGAGAAATTTGGATTCAAAACCGTTGGAATCATCAAAGAATCTGGTTATAAATTTGATCGTTGGTTGCATTCGGTTTTTATGCAATTGATTTTGGAGTGA